Sequence from the Bubalus kerabau isolate K-KA32 ecotype Philippines breed swamp buffalo chromosome 17, PCC_UOA_SB_1v2, whole genome shotgun sequence genome:
CAGAACAGATACCTCCCAGTGTGCTGTACCCAGTCCCTGCCCGCTGACTATCTGCTCTCTTCTCGTGGTTCAGAAATGGaagtcatattaaaaaataaattgaatagtTTTTTCTGCTTCTAAGCAGGGAGAGTTCTTACTCTTCATCCTTTTGAACCTTTaagatttttaatatgttgcctattcaaaaaagcaaattaagaagttaaatagaaaggaaagaaggaagggagggaaggagagaggaaggaaagaaatgccAGTTAGAAAAGCCATTGCTGGAGACGGAGCAGAGACACCAGAGTTTAGATTCTGCGATTCTATAAGGAAGGGCTGGATTGTGCGTGAGGTGAGGGACAGTGGAGCCAGGGTGAGTGGCCAGGGCTTCCTCGAGGCCTCTAAGGTTGTGTCTGAGGTAGTCCAGGGCTAGAAGCCCTGCTCTTCCTGTTCTCCTCTGAAATGCAGACTCAGTCTGCACTGGTTCAGCGTTCTCTCTGGTTCTAATGTGTATTTCTGAAACATGACATTAAACtgtaataagtaaatttaaaccTCCTGAGCACATTCCGTGAGCATTTATTAGTTTGTAGTTTATATACTGACAGCATATATTTATTGGATTTGTCTTTCTTCCCTTCACCTCATTCTGAATGGGTTCAGATTTTTAACATTCCTCCCCTCTTCCGATTATTAAAGTAATTCATACCATTGTCCAGAACTTGGATAATAtagaaaaggacaaaaaaaaaaaaaaacccagaaaacaaaaagcaaaaacaggaAAATCATCAGTAATCTCACCATCAAGAGATGACGACTGTTATTCATGTTAAGATTTAAGTGGCTCTGGGGATTGTTGGTTTCCATTAGTTGGGGATTTTGTTAGATTTTGACATTGGGCTGAGTGCTCAGGACTGGGGGGCCGTTGTTGCTGGCAGGGGAGCAGGGCCTGGACATTATTGCAGATCGTGTGCCTCTGTGTGGCTTTGCTGGCAGTGGTGGCAAGTGATGGTAGGACAGGAAGAAGGTGGATTCGatctcatttcaaaggaagaccaatccatttattttttttaagaggctTGGCAGCTGGTGGGGTTTAGTTTGTTAAGGCACTGAAACCCTTGGTAGGAAATGGGCAATgctgaaaaatgatttttttagaaCCCGTTTCCAGGTAGACCTGCGGGTCTTGCTAAGGGGATCAGAGTGACGGCTTTTAGAATTCGTCAAACTGATCCCTGGTGTTGTGGGCACGGATGCTGCTGCTTTCTTGCTTGCCCAGGAGAAGTGCTGATCACCAGTGGACCTTGGTTTCTGGGAGGCAGGTGCTGAGGTGCTGCCAGGTTGCCATCCCACAGGGAGGAGCTGCCCTCCTTCAGCTGTAAGAGCCCCCTGTATGTGCTTTTTCTTAGGGAGGAATGGGAGCTGCCCTGCTGTCAGATCCTGACAAAATCGAGAAGGTAAGTCTTGCCCTTAAGAGGTCTCTTCAGTGTGCCTGTGAGCTAGAGCTGTTGGGAgcaccttccctcccctcccctgagaTTGAGAGAATCACTCACTCCACCAGGGTCTGGAAATCATTCCCAGTGATTTTGACATGCAGCCAGATTCAGGAACTCCTGAGCCATCCTGCAGCAGCCTTGGTGTTCCTGAAAAGGCCAGGGCTAGGGACATGTCAGCCGAGAGCCAAGGGCCCTGAGGACTCATTTAGAACCACCTCTATATGCCTCTCTTCCTTCTGAGAAGCTCATGAGAGCACAGGTCAGGCTACCTGTGGGTTGTGGACATGCTCAGTGGCCACATGTGTCAAGGCATAGGGTATTGGCCTCTCCCAATGGGTCCCCTGCACACTGACAGAGTCCACCGTCAGTACGAGAGCAAGCCAAGCTAGGGCCATACAAGGTAAGCTGAGTTAGTCCCCTCTGGTCCCCTTCCCCTGCGATTCTGGTGGCTAGGTTTCCAAGGCGTTAGGGTCAGACTGATGTTTGCCACCCAGTGTTGTGAGCTGCCAAGGCATGCGGGAGTAACATTTTCTGTCACACCACATGCACCTTTGACTTTCCTCTGTCGGTTCACTAGctttctccttgctgttcctaTTAGCTACTTtgatttccttttcctcctccattcCCACTTCTGTCTCTGGGCCTTAAGCCCCCCTAATGCCTCCCACGTGCTAACAACATGGGCTACGGCACCACTGATAAGAGGTGCCATTGCCATGTCAGCAGCTCAACCTTGTATATTCCTCCAGCCCCACTGTCTCTGGGGTCTAGGAAATCCAGCATATTTGTGATTTAGGGGCCTTCTCATTTTTCCTGGGTATGGATAGGCACAGAAAATGACCTCAGACACCTTTCTGCAGGCTGGAGTGTATGTGGACAGTTGTGGGTATCCACCCTTAGGGGAGGGGCCTCAGTAGGGGGTGGTTTTCTTCACAACATGTACATACAGGCATTTCCATTATCCTCTGGCCTCCTGGCTTCTCCACCTATGCTGTTAGCTCTGTCTTcaccactgcccttctttgggcaCGTTGCATACAAGAGGCAGCAGAATTCGCAGCTCACCTCAGAAGCTCACTTCATTTCtgtcttaactatttttaagtggcACCTGGGCCAGCAGGCCCTGTCTTGCCTGTGATCTGTCCTAACAGCCTAGCCTCTTGGTCCAATGTCTCCTGGAGGGCCCTGCCTTAGCCTGCCCCTGAGAGAGGCCTCCTTCGCTGGTTCTTGTAACCCGGCTGTCTGCTGCCCCCTCCTGTCTAGAACCAGACTGGCAACGGCTGCCTGAATGTCCCCTGTGCTCTGCTGGACAGGGATCTAGTTTCTTGGAAGAGGGCTCTTGGGATCACCTTCCCTCTAGCTTTCCTGGCCCAAAATTTTTGATGAGGGAAGAAGATAAAGATAGCAAGGTCACAGACACGCAGTGTCATCTACCCTTTTCTTGGTCTCTGACTCCTGGTCTGGTGTTGTTACTTCCCTGACACTTTCCTATGTGACTTTCTTGATCTGTGTTTGGAGTCCTTTGCAATTAATGTGCAAAATAAACCCTTTTAAGTAGGATGACAATGTTGtcttttcctttcccagtttCTCTGCTGTATATCTGACTCCCCAAAAGGGAGGACAGGGCCCAGGACCCGTTCAAGCTCTCCTGTTCCCACACTTGGCAGACCCTGGCACAGCACTCAGGGAACATGCCTTCAGACAGGAATGGAGCTGTGAGCCATGTGTTCTCAACCAGCGTTAGGCCTCAGAATCATTTTGAGGAGAGACCATGTTGGACAGAGTCTTTTGAAAACATATGTTCCTAAGCCCTGCTCCTGAACCCGGCCTTTCAGGAAAGATGAGGTGGAATCTATGGTGCTGCATTTCTTAGGCTCTCCAGCTGATTCTGATGCTTGTCCTGGCAAAGGATCACATTGTGTCCTGCACAGGCATGTATGTAGATCCATCCATACATTCATtccctcactcattcatttaccaAATATATGTATCCTGCTGTGAGCCAGGTAAGGGACTGCTGGGGCCGGGGCTCTAGTGGAGAAAAAAGGTGAGCTCTTTTCTTCACGGAGCTTCCATGTAGATGGTGTGCAACAGATGCATTCACATGGACCCATACATGGACATAAATGCGTCTGTGCCAGTGGGCCACACGGGTCTGGAGTGAAATTCATCAGTACAAGCAGCTGTGGTGATTATTCTGGAAGAGGCAGATGTTCTTGTGTTCTCCCCTACCATAGATCCTCAGCACTCTTGTGAAAGGGACGCGCAGACCTGTGACCTGCAAGATTCGCATCCTGCCATCGGTAAGGATGGTGTGTTACACCTGAAGGTCCATTTTCTCTGCAGATGTTGGTCGGGGGGTGTGAATGATTCCTGAGGGGACGAGTCAGGTTTGGAGGAGTGGGGAGATCTGAGCCCACTTTGGGAGCTGGCAGCTGCTCCCTGTGTGGCTGCAGTAACCACCCTGTGTGGCCCCATCCCTCAGCTGGAAGACACCCTGAGCCTTGTGAAGCGGATAGAGAGGACCGGCATTGCCGCCATCGCGGTTCACGGGAGGTGAGTTGTCCCTTTGCTAGTGACCGACTTGCAGGGAGGTCCTCAGCCATTTTGATGCTTCTTCACCAGACCCCGGGCACCTACCAGCTTCTCTTCTATGTACCCAGCCTAGCTTTTTGCTTAGCTCTTTGACCCCCGCTGAATCTGGAGGGCGGTCCAACCCTTTCTGGgttgcatttttctttgtttcattcattgagcatctactgtgtggtAGAGACTGCACTGAGCTTTAGAGATACAGATACACCAAAGGGAAGGAGAAATGCCCCTACCCTCAGGATGTGCAAATGCTAGAGATCGAGTGATTTGCTCAAAACTGGGTCGTGCAGTCAGGAAGTGGTGGAACTAGAACTCTGCTTCTGAATCTCATTTTCTTTCCACTACATTCAGCTCTAGCTTTTCTCCCAAATGACCCCAGGCAGACCGCTGTTCTTTTATAGGCACCACCTCTTTTGTCTGCCCTCGTTGGACTACCAGCTGTCACAGGGACTGCTTTAAACAGTCCTTAGGTCTGTAGTGAATGTGTTCTCTGTTGAGAGCTGAGGTGTTGCTGAAGGCTATCCTTGGTTTCCCAGTCGAACTTGCTCCCTGTGTCCAGGATGTACTTGTGTACCAAATCCCAGGTTGGCAAATGTCGGCTGGAGTGACCTCCCTTCTGAATGATGTTCCTTGTGAGTTCAAGGGTCTTATAGGAACAGCCCATTTCTTGCAGGTGTGTCTATTACAGCATTTTCAGAGAAGGGAACCCAGAACTTCAACATatagaaacagagaaaagcaGAGCTGTGTGTGTTGAAGCCAGCAGGGGGAGGTGAAAGGCCACACACCTGTACATACACACCCCTTCCAGAGGCAGCAGGCTCTGGGCTCAaatgcctggcttcaaatcccagctctgctgctggttggctgtgtgtccttggacaagttatttaacctctctgagaacTACAGTCCTCATTTGGAAATTAAGATAGTTTCTGCTTTATAGGGTTGTTGCAAAGCTTTTATGAGATTGTGAATATACAGTCTTGGCATAGTGCCTGGCAGATAGTGTTCCCTGAATAAATAAAGCTATTCCTTTTTCCCAGTAGTTGGGAAGACTAGGAAGACAGAATTGGGCAAGTTTAAAGAGGGACTTTCTGGCTATCAAAGCTGTTAAGGATGGGTTAGAATTGGGCTGCTAGGGGTGTGGGAAGGTGGAAGTGGAGGCTGGATTGATGGGACTTTCTTGGGCCCATGGGCCCTGACACTTTGGTTGAGGAGTATAGCAGAGGGACACCATAGACAGGGCCTGGGCAAGGGCTGTTTGGTCGGCCATCTGGTTCGCCCGTGAGCACAGCTCAGGTTGGGGTTTACCTTAGCATCCCTAAGACTCACTCACTCATACACAGGAACTTCTTGCAGCTGATCTTAGATTCAGGGGCCTCAGGCTGTGGCCCCGCCTTCCCGTGACCCTTGGTGACAGCCCTGGTCTGTGGCCTGCCCGTGCCAGCTGCCTCTCCCCAGGATCAGCTGCCCAGCTTGACTTCAGCACAGGCAGCTGTGTGGGAGTGGCCCGTCTGAGTGGCGGCAGCTGTTCCCTGTCCCCCGGGAAGGGCAAGACCAGGACAGTAGGGGCAGCATTCTTAGGGCTGTGTCCCTCATCTCCGGCAGAGACAAGGAGAAGTTGGGGGTGGCCGTGTGACCACCCTCCTCGGCTCCCGATAGCCACGCCTCACCTGTGGGCCTCTGAGGGCTGGACGCGGTGTGTACCCGTGCTGCCCCTGCCTCCTGCAGCTGGGGTCAGGGAGAGCCCTGCCTTGTAGCCTGGAGCCCTGTCCCTGCTGGCCACGTAGCCTTCTTGAGTGCCAGCAGGGAGGACTGTTGGGCCTGGCTCATGTCACTGGGGCTCATTGTGACTCAGCCTTTGGCATTCAGCCCCCAGCCCCATCTCTTTATCTCCAAGGAAGCGAGAGGAGCGGCCCCAGCACCCTGTCAGCTGCGAAGCCATCAAAGCCATCGCTGAAACCCTCTCCATTCCCGTCATAGCCAAGTAAGCCTCCCTTCCTCCTTGTTTGTTCTTTTATGCCTCATTTTACTCAGAGGGACTTTAACTGACAAACAGAAAATGGAATGAGATAGCATCAGAAAAATGACCCTCCGGGAAAAGACAAGAATGTGGCAAAAATGAACTTGGGAACAAGGCTGCAAAGTGTCCGTCGTGTCCCTTGGCCTCTGGTGAGTGGCCGACATAAGTATGTGGTAGGTAGGGGCCCAGGGCATTCTGATGGAAGGGTCGAGGTGGGAGCGTTTAGGGAGAGAGCAAGAAAAGGGGCTGCCGAAAGGCCCCTGGGGAAGGTGGCGTCACACCAGGGCTAGGTGTGTGGGGTGTAGGGGGAGGCGATCCATGCCAGAGCACAGAGAGCCGCGACTCAGGGCCAGGAGGCAGGTCACAGGCCAAAGCCCAGGTCCTGGCAGGTGTCAGGGACTGATGACCAGCCTGCCGGCTCAGCAGTGGGACAGCAGTGTCCTGGTGTCACTAGGGAGCTGGCCTGTGTCAGCCAGTTGGGAGTCCAGCTCAGCCCTGTTGCTGCCCAATGGCAGGTTGGAAACAGAGATGTTTTAAAGCCCTGACAGAAGTCCTGCCTGCCTGGAGTCAGGGAGTGGGAAGctaaggcaggggtggggggggtggtggcaGCCAGGCCCACTTTGCCCAGGCCAAGGTGGGTTAGTGGTGGCTTGGAGAGAGGATGGGGCTGCTCAAGACCCTAGACGCTGTTGCTACCTGAGAGAGCTCCTCCACCCATCATCCCACACACAGTGCTGTCTCTGAGCTGAGGGTGCCACCTGGCTCCTGATGAAACAGGCAAAGAGCAGTTTCCAAGCGGCCATAGCATGGCCTGAAGGGAAGTTGcgaccatgccaggcctccttccttcctctcacgACCGCCCTGCATCTGTTCCCTTTCTAGGGTTTAATCCAGCCATTAGTGGGCATGTAGGGCCCCAGCCTGGGGCTTTTCCTGTCATCCCTGTATCCATGTACAGATACCTGTCCTTTGGACATGGGCTGGCTTTAGTCACTGTTGAGgatggggggctggggagggtaATGTTCCTGAGTACCTGTGAAGTGCCAGGCACGGTCTGGGCTGCCGTACTCTATCATCTCACTCACTGTTCCTGGCCCCACAGCAGGGTGCGTGTTGTGCTCTCCAGTCTCTGAAGCTGTCATAGCTGAAGGGCTTGGCCAAAGCCACATACTTAATAAGCAGCAGATCCAGGAGTTGCCTGTTTCTGACAATGCTGGTACGAGGCTGGGGCTACCCTTCACCAACCCCCTATCTCCGCCGGCTGTTGCTTTTCAGTGGAGGATCTCACGACCACATCCAAGGGTATCTGGATATAGAGGACTTCCGACGAGCCACAGCAGCCTCTTCAGTGATGGTGGCCCGGGCGGCCATGTGGAACCCGTCCATCTTCCTTAAGGAGGGTCCACGGCCCTTGGAAGAGGTCATGCAGAAGTACATCAGATATGTATGTCTACACACTTTTTCACAACAAActtttctgtctgtctgcccGCTTTCTGCAGAAAGTGCTTTGGGTGAGCCTCCGGCCCCCGGCAGCCCATGtggttcctctctttttctttgttgtgTCGCGAGGCATTGGGTTTTCCTGGCTGCAGTGTAAAGAGTGGGctgctggtggggagggggtcaTGGCCCTACCGTCACCCTCTTCTAAAGCCTCCAACGTGTGGGGGTCATCGCATGGGCCTCTGGATCCCGGATGCTGTCGGGGCCCCTAACCCATGATACCTTTCTCTAAGTCCCTGTCACCCCTCTGCCCTCCGTGTGCATGGTGCCAGTGCCAGTGGGTAGGCACTTCAGCAGCCACAGccaggagtagccatcatagcgGCTGTTGCTGACAGATTCTGTCCATAAAGACGTGTCACCTGGCCATCAGGCATAATAACTTCTCAAGCTCTTCTCTTGTAATttccagaaagcaaaaaaaaccaaaatgtaattCCCAGTTAGGCTACTTCCTCTGATTCAGGAAGTAGCCTAACTCTAACCCTTTCCTTAGGGAATAGCTTTTTCTTCTCACCAGGATGGTGATGATAGTGCCAGGGCATTTACTGTAAAGGAGTTTTTTGTTACCTACTGTGTCTCATTGGCATAGCCCTGGCACCCTGTGGGACTCTGTgactagctgtgtgtgtgtgactgtcgGCAGAGACAGTGAGTGGTCCACAgactccctccctcctcttcagTCCTGAAGCCCCCCACCCACCTGGGGGGTCAGGACACCCAGGAGGCCATGACCATGCCTGGGCAATTGTGGCTGCCATGACATGTGGGTGTCCTCAGTGCTGAGCAAGCTGGGGGTCGGGGAGGCCCTGAGGCCAGTGCCCAGAGCTGGCAGCCTCTGTTCTCAAGCCTCTTCTGCTCATTGCTGCAGCCTTCATCCCCTTGGTCCCAGATGTCCTATTGGCCAGGTTAGAGACCACCAGGTTCTCCGACGGCCTAGGTCAGCCAGAGGTGAGGGGCTGGGCTCAGCCTAGATGGGCTGGCTGGTGGCCTGTGGCTGGGATGGCACAGTCAATAGAGCCAAGCTGTCTCACTGGCTGAATGGTGATGGTATCCTTCCTGAACAGCCCATCCCTTGGCAGCACCTCACGAGGGTGCATTGGGCCAGAGAAAGGGAGTGGCTTTCCAGCACAGGCAGAGCTGCTTCTGGTccagccaggtgcctctgtcccaAACAAGCTGAGTCAAGGCCTTGCCGCCGGCCGGGACTTACCCCTGGGTCTCTGCTTTGTCGTGACGCACTGAGGCAAGGCCTGAAGACACAGGCCTAGGTGGAGGGATTAGAAGAATGTAGGGGGTGAGTGGTGGAAGGGTGGGTTCTGGGGGGCTGGGGCACCCTTCGACCCTTGCTCTCCTGCCCTCCCCAGCCAGGCCAACTTCCAATGGGCATCCCCAGGCACTCGACTTGCCTCCTTGAGCCTGCATTTCCCCATCTGAGTAGTGATACCCATTTGTCGAGCTCGTAACACATGTGAACATGCTTGGTCAGTGATGCTGGGTTTTCCCACGTTGGGGGAAGTTGTAGACAGGCTGTTTAGGATGTGGGAGTGGCAGGTGCCTGCCAGGGTTATAAGGAGTAAAGGAATCTCACCCCTGTCCTAGGGCTGGTCCTGCCACACCAGCGCTTGGCTATTCCCTGCTCCCTGCCATGGAAGATACTTGGCAGCAGGTCCTCCGTGGTAGCTGATGTGGGAGCAGCTCCCTGCACATCTGGACCTTCGTCAGGCTGTCCGGTAGAGTGTTCTTCTGACCGGGGGCCTTGGCTGAAACCCTCAAGCCTTGTATCACTAACCAGAGGAGTAGATGGCCAAGGTGGAAGCGGCTCTTTTGTGGTGGCCTCAGCTCCAGGCCCCTCTCAGGCCTCCTTGGAGCCACTTTCCCTGCTGTCAGAGCAGCGTGGGCCTCAGAGCCCGCCTCGGCAGTAGGGGGGCTCACGGCAGTTCTTCTCACAGGCTGTGCAGTATGACAACCACTACACCAACACCAAGTACTGCTTGTGCCAGATGCTGCGAGAACAGCTGGAATCACCCCAGGGAAGGTTACTCCATGCTGCCCAGTCTTCCCAGGAAATTTGGTGAGAGGGACAACAGGCTGTCATCCCCAGACCTGATCCTGAGCCCTAAACTAACTACCAGGAGACCCTGGGGGTGGATTTGCAGAATCCAGATGTGGGGTACAGCTTTGCCTCACAGATGGGGGTACTTGCAAAGCTTTAGAACTTACCATCCCTGGACTGATCTCAGCAGCAAAATTTTGGAAACTAGGGCACCAGTGGGATGGAGGAAGGTGAGGGCTGGGCTTGGGAATCCCTGGGGaggaaggggctttcctggtcaCAGATCTATCACATGCCAGGCCACCAGGATCCAATGGTTAGGAGACTTGGGGTCTTAGAATGGAACCCCCTGTGCCCACGCCTTCACCCCATCTAGAGGCCACCCCTTGGTTCTCTAGATCTGCTGGAGCTCCAATTCAGGTGGTAGACTTTGGGGGCCATCACAACCTGGCCTCATGCCTGTCCCCACAGCTTCCTGTGCTTGTACGGGGCCTCCTGCCTGGATGCTGTCTCCCCTGCACATTTGCTGTCTTTACCCTCCTTCCCCCAGAGAAGGCTTTCTGGACCAGGCTTGCCCTCAGGCAGCCTCCAGTCTTTAAGATGCTCCCAGAGGGAAGAGCCTTGCCAGaaccttcctcctctccctgggcTTATGGTGCTCAGTCTGTCCTTCTCCCATGTGGCTTAACCAGCTCGACCTCAGTACCTTGTGAGCTTGGGGATAACTCTCAAGAGTATCACTCTGTCGCTCTGGGTAGTACCTCTTTTTATGTTTGGCCTAACTGTTTGTGGTCAGGGCGGGAAGTGGGGAACCAGTCAGTGGTCAGGCTTCCGTGTCTTCCTCCCGTGGGCCCACATGAGAATGAGGCTGTGCATACCCCCAGTGCTTGGTCTGTGTAGCTTACCTCACCCATTGCCGGCTGGGGACACCTGCCTGTGTGTTCCTCCTAGGAAGAAAGGCTGCAATGACGTTTGGAACCTTTtccacccagcccagcccactcTCCAGTGCTCATGCTTAGGGGGCATCTGCTCCATTCTCCATCTGCTAGTTCAGGCTGATCACAGGGAGTTGTAGGAAGCACCTTCCAATGGCTCAACCCTGGTGGTGTTCCAGTGCATTTCTCAGTGGCGGGCCCTGGGTTTCTGCAGCAGTTTCCTGAGCGCTGGCTGCACTAAGGGTCTTGCCCTACTCTTCTCATCCCTTCAAAGTGAGGCCTTTGGCCTTGGTGCCTTCTATGAGGAGACCACACGAGAGCTGGACGCCCGGCGGGCCAAACTTCTGGCCAGGAGCCCAgaggaagcagaggaaccagCTGAAGATACTTCTGGTATCATTAAGATGGCCATCAAGTTTGACCGGTAGGTCTCCAGCTTGGGCCAGGGCCAGTCCTCAGGCCTGACTGGGCCAGCAAGCTGGCTGGTTAATGCCAAGCCATGGGACCACCGGCCTCCTTTATTTTGGACGCTTGTTTTCAGTTTTCAGCAACCCAAAGAAGGCACTTTGGAGAAGACAGTCCCTGAAAGTCCAGGCAGTGCTGTCAGGGTGTGCATGCTGTCCCAAGGGTGACTAAACTATACCTTTTTCCAGACCCATCCCCTCCCACAACTCAATCTGAAGAGACTTGTCCCCTTCTGTTACTGAAAATATGTGTTTTCTCCCTGAAAAAgtagtgaaagtattagtcgctcagtaatgtctgactcattgtgaccctatggactgtagcccggcaagctcctctgtccacggaattctccagacaagaatactagagtgggttgccatttccttctacaggggatcttcctgacccagggattgaacccaggtctcccgcgttgcaagcagattctttaccatttgagtcaccagggaagctccggTTTTTACCTTGGTCCTCAGGAATTAGCTGCCCATAAGAAGCTCCAAAAGAGCGTCAGGCCCTGAGCCCTTATCTAGCTGAGCAGTCCACCCCTCACTGCCCCTTGTTAGGCCTGCGGTGCTGTCTCTAGGCAGAAGTAGCCTCAGGCCAATTATTGCCTCAGCCAGTGACTCAGCTTCAAATGGGGCCCTGGCCCTTATCCTCTGTGATCTAGGATCTGAACCTTTCTCTGGTCCCCAGACCCAGACAAGGAGTCAGTCTTGTCTGGCAGGGACTTGGGAGGCGGGAAGTGGGCTCAACTGTTGGGCAGTCATACCCCGGGAGAGCTCTGGGTGGGAAGTTGGAATATGGTGCTTCCGTCCATGTCACTACCTGGCTCTGGAGCCAGGGTCCACTGTGCTCACTGACACTCAGGGGACATAATCGGGGTGGAGCTAGAGCCTGAGACCATTGTATGACAACCTTGCTCCCCACTCCTACCCATTCCCTCCTGAGGTTGTCTTGAGAAGCAAATGGTACCTCCCTTCTTGGCTGTTTAAGGCTGTTTTCCAGGCTGGAGTGCACTTCCCACCCTGATTCCCCAAGCAGCTGAAGCCCATCTTCCCTTCAGGTAGAACGCAGGTCCTGAGCTGCAGGTGGGACAGAAGCGGGAGATTCAGGGACTTGGAGCAGGAGTCCTGAGGCAGCAGTCTGTGGCCTCAGTTCCTGCAGCTCCTCCAGGCACTGAGTCAGGCCCCTGCTGAGGAATGCAGTGCTGATGGTTGGTGGGCCCTGACCCCTTCCCCGCCTCTCTCCAGGCGAGCATATTCACCCCAGATCACCCCCAAGATGTGCCTGCTGGAGTGGTGCCGGAGGGAGAAGCTAGCACAGCCGGTGTATGAAACGGTGAGTTCCTGGCTGTATCCTGCCCTCGTCCAGCCCATGCACTCCCGCTGCCGCCGTGCCCCAAGCCCGCCCATAGCTCCACCTGGGCTTCAGGCCACTTGGCTGGAGCCTGGTGTTGCCTTCTGTGGGCTGGTTGCCACTAGGTCCTTCCCGGTGACGGTGGCCCTACTGTCTAGTTCTGGCCACTTTCATAAAACTGAACTAGAGACTTAAGTAAGTAGTGCTCAGGCCAGTCCCTTCTGGTGGCATTGCCTGGGCAGGGGTCTCGTCTCTGGAAAGGGCTGTCTGGCTTAGGAAGGATGATCCAACCTAAAAGTTAGACTGACGGGTTTTTGGACCAGGCCTCAGCCAATGGGGCACAGAATTGGGCCCCCCACATCTGGGCCCCTCAGTGGAAACTTTGAGATAGTCTTGCTTCACTTCCTTTGGTCCCCATGGCCGTGCCTGTTTAGGTTGCCCTGTTTCTTCTGTACTGGCCTGTGGACCTCCAAGCTTGTATCTTCTGGGCCTGGTGTCCCCCTCTGCCAGAGTGACTTTTCCAAACGAATCTGACTCTGTCTGCCTTGCTCACATCCTCATCAGCTCCCCAGCACCTTGGGATCCAGCCCTCCCACCTCAGCACAGAGCACACGCGCCCCACGTGTCTTTCCACTTCAGGTCGCGCCCACTCAGCTCCCCACCCACCACTCCACCTGGTCGCTCTGCCTGGTGTACTTTCTGTGCCCCTGTCCTTGTCCCCTTTCACCCCTTTGCCATCTGGTGAGCTCCTCCTCACCGAGGGG
This genomic interval carries:
- the DUS2 gene encoding tRNA-dihydrouridine(20) synthase [NAD(P)+]-like isoform X2 — encoded protein: MIVNNLSLCYHNKLILAPMVRVGTLPMRLLALDYGADIVYCEELIDLKMLQCKRVVNEALSTVDFVAPDDRVVFRTCEREQSKVVFQMGTSDAERALAVARLVENDVAGIDVNMGCPKEYSTKGGMGAALLSDPDKIEKILSTLVKGTRRPVTCKIRILPSLEDTLSLVKRIERTGIAAIAVHGRKREERPQHPVSCEAIKAIAETLSIPVIANGGSHDHIQGYLDIEDFRRATAASSVMVARAAMWNPSIFLKEGPRPLEEVMQKYIRYAVQYDNHYTNTKYCLCQMLREQLESPQGRLLHAAQSSQEICEAFGLGAFYEETTRELDARRAKLLARSPEEAEEPAEDTSGIIKMAIKFDRRAYSPQITPKMCLLEWCRREKLAQPVYETVQRPLDRLFCSVVTVAEQKYQSTLWDKSKKLAEQAAAIVCLRSQGLPEGRLGEEIPSLHKRKREAFDQDPGDPRTQEPAMPEELCKKPFVALASGQESPLEGW
- the DUS2 gene encoding tRNA-dihydrouridine(20) synthase [NAD(P)+]-like isoform X3, which encodes MLQCKRVVNEALSTVDFVAPDDRVVFRTCEREQSKVVFQMGTSDAERALAVARLVENDVAGIDVNMGCPKEYSTKGGMGAALLSDPDKIEKILSTLVKGTRRPVTCKIRILPSLEDTLSLVKRIERTGIAAIAVHGRKREERPQHPVSCEAIKAIAETLSIPVIANGGSHDHIQGYLDIEDFRRATAASSVMVARAAMWNPSIFLKEGPRPLEEVMQKYIRYAVQYDNHYTNTKYCLCQMLREQLESPQGRLLHAAQSSQEICEAFGLGAFYEETTRELDARRAKLLARSPEEAEEPAEDTSGIIKMAIKFDRRAYSPQITPKMCLLEWCRREKLAQPVYETVQRPLDRLFCSVVTVAEQKYQSTLWDKSKKLAEQAAAIVCLRSQGLPEGRLGEEIPSLHKRKREAFDQDPGDPRTQEPAMPEELCKKPFVALASGQESPLEGW
- the DUS2 gene encoding tRNA-dihydrouridine(20) synthase [NAD(P)+]-like isoform X1, giving the protein MIVNNLSLCYHNKLILAPMVRVGTLPMRLLALDYGADIVYCEVFTESIRRQKHRSFVSPAKDQEPGLHGGIVGHLGQELIDLKMLQCKRVVNEALSTVDFVAPDDRVVFRTCEREQSKVVFQMGTSDAERALAVARLVENDVAGIDVNMGCPKEYSTKGGMGAALLSDPDKIEKILSTLVKGTRRPVTCKIRILPSLEDTLSLVKRIERTGIAAIAVHGRKREERPQHPVSCEAIKAIAETLSIPVIANGGSHDHIQGYLDIEDFRRATAASSVMVARAAMWNPSIFLKEGPRPLEEVMQKYIRYAVQYDNHYTNTKYCLCQMLREQLESPQGRLLHAAQSSQEICEAFGLGAFYEETTRELDARRAKLLARSPEEAEEPAEDTSGIIKMAIKFDRRAYSPQITPKMCLLEWCRREKLAQPVYETVQRPLDRLFCSVVTVAEQKYQSTLWDKSKKLAEQAAAIVCLRSQGLPEGRLGEEIPSLHKRKREAFDQDPGDPRTQEPAMPEELCKKPFVALASGQESPLEGW